The region AACACTGGCTGTGTTTAAAAGCACCTCGTTGCCAAATTCTCCTATCATGCAAACTAAAACAAGAAGGACACTTGCGGAGGATATGGTTTGTTCATGATAGAAACGGTGACATGGATGTTTCTTTTCAACaaagtgctttttgtttttgaagttgAAAACTGTACAGTTTTTCACTTACACATAGTTTCGAACATACAGTAGTAATAGTAGCATGCGGTAAACTCACAACTTGTTTCAAAATCTTTCTAAAGATGCTAAGTTCAGTTATCGTGTGCAATATGTTGGGCAGGTGAAAAGGGGGCGTCACATGTCACAGCACATGGCATCACAGTGGCGATTAAGGTCTGAGAGGAAAATGCAGGCGGCGGTTGGGCATCGGGAAGGTTGTTACGCCGCGTTCCCTCGCTAGAACGCGCTTGCAAACACACCTGTGAGGATTGTTGGGTGCAAAGAGTTGCTGGAAGGTTTACTGTAACATGAATGCTAATTTCCAATAGCCCGTCTTTGACGTTTCACATTATaggttagcattgagctaatgGATTCGTGTTTGATACATTTGTATGCTTTTGGTTGAATATTGTGGTGAaggttttacagtaaatttcaactgggagtgacaaagCTGTGCCCTGTATTTTAAAagcgtttttattattattattattattattattggtttaTGTCAGGGTGACCAGACATCCTGTTTAATTGTGACAGTGCCGTTTTTTTAGCCTCGTGTCCGGACTCCCGGCGGATTTCGCCAGCCTCGTTGTTTTGTACCACTTTTACGCAGGTCCCATCCCGGcgtcctgttttttgtttgtttgtttttccagtcCAGTCAGCAAACCAACTGTTTGGGCCATGTgaatgtcaatcacacagttgtcattcaatgataaaccaattaaaaagtcatttaacTCTTAGATTCCTTCCTATTTGCGCTCTCATTCTCATCCGCATCGAATCGTTAGCAGGCATGTTTTTGTCAAacctagaactacttcctgcttccttgTCTAAGAATCACGGGAaagtagtcctactagcctaatgctgcggTCGCCGGTCAGATCCAATGTAAGCTGAGCTTTTGTGGCGGGAGTATTTCCAATTTTACAATGTGCAACTGGCGCGATGTGACCGGCACAGAAATCTTCAATAGCTGCCGGGACCGAGCAAATTAAGATTGGATAATAGTGAgtgcattagctaaagtaataataacacgttcaccagattgactagtgatTACATTTGTTGTAAATAGTTCCTAGTGAAAATTTATTGTTTGTGATTTTAAACCAAATTTTTGCGTCCTggttttttattttgagaatCTGGTCAACCTAGTTTATGTCTTTCATAGTACATTTAAATGTGATACTATAAAACACTTATTGCCGTGCGGTCTGGAACATATCATTTGCGATAAATTGGGGTTCACTGTATTTGTGATGCGCCACGTCAGACTAATTTCCCCAAATTTTCATTTAGGAAAATCCGTGTTACAAGAATGATGGCGTTACTTGGGGCTGTGGTCAGGCGAGGCGGTGTACGAGGCAGCGAGTACGCTCTGGTTTCCTCCCTGGCCGAGCTCGGGTCTGCGCAGGCCGCCGTAGAGCCGCTCTTCCACCGCCGCCGCCAGTTTGTCCGTCAGGCTGCAGGAGgggctgctgttgttgttccTGTTGTCAACTCGAGGGTCCATGCAGCGTGCAGGCCCGGCGGCGGGCTGCCGGCCGCTTGTGCTTTTTGTGTCGGAAGAAGTTTGCGGGCTGCCGTCCTGGCCGCTGGCAGTCACGTTGGTTCGAATCTCTGAGGCGCCTCCGTCGGCGGATGTCGTGACCTCTGTGCTCTCTTTGGCTGCCTCCTCGCAGGCCGCAATCTCGCTGGCTTCTTCATCGGCCGCGCTGGCGATGCGCGACAGTGTGCTGTGGTACCGGGTGTCCAGAGGGTAACCGGCGCTGTCGCCTCTCGGCAGCGGAGTGAAGCGCTGCCTCTCCAGAGACGGCGAGTAGCGACCGCCGGCCCCCGATCCGGGGTCGCTGTATTGCTTGTGTCTCTGCCACTGCTTGCGCAGGTGCACTCTGGAGCGATGCCTGGTTCGAAAAGGCGAGTCCGGCTGGTCAAACCTCGGGTCGTGTCGGAGGAACTCGTTGAAAAGAGCGTCCGTCTTCTCGTCGATGCTGTAGTCGCGGCGGTGCAGACGAGGTCGGTGAGGACTGGAGGGCTGCGAGGTGGGCTTCAGCAGCTGAGACGATATGTGCGACAGAACTTCTTGTTTCTGAGGATGAAGCGGTTTAACGAGGGGATGCGGTTCTTGGAGCGAGAGACTACCCTTGTGTTTCTCCTCTGTGCTTTCGGTTAAATCGTCTTCCAGCTCTTCCAGGAACAACCTGGTGTCTGTGCTCTCGCACACGGAACCTTTTCTCCCTGAGCTTGTGAAGAACAACCTCCTCTCTGAGGCCGTCTTCCCGCGAGGGGCTGCTGGCGTCCCAAAAATGCGCATCTCCTCCGGCCCCTTGGATGGCGTTTCAATCGAGGCGTAGCCGCTATCCATCTGAAGAAGCTTGCGGTTACCCGCCTCCCCTTCGCCGTCAACTCCGTTCCCCGTCTCGCTGGCCCCACCCGATGCCCCTCTGATGCCTCCCTCCATCGCCTCGCCTTCTGCTTCGGGCTCATCGTCCAGGTCTTGGGACAAGCGGCTGTCCAGCTGCCCGGTCCGGGCTCCGGCACAGCCCGGTGACGAGACGCTTTCGGCATCGCTACGGATGGACTCGCGGTCGGTGCTGCTCTGGTCCGAGGAGGCGTATTGCTCCAGGGAGGCTCGCAAGCTCCAGATGTCTCTGTAGAGAGATGGTTGAGCCTCCAAGGTCTCCTGCCGAAACCCGAATGACAGAGAAGAACCTGAATCTGCCCTTGGTCTATTCCCAACTCCAAACAGCGTTTCTTCTCCTTCATCTGCATCCATCTCACAGTTTTGCCTCAGATCCGATGTTGCGCCATCTGGAGTTATCCTGGGCGAGTCTTCAAATTGAACAACGTTGACTTCCTGCCGTGGCGGGAACAAGTTGTCCTCCTGTAGAGGATCCGTGTCAAGCCTACCACCGTCTGTCCTTGTGACTGCATCTGGTTTTAATCCTTCTTCTACTCCTGATTGGCTGCCCGAGATGCTCTCTTGTCTCTGGTTGGAGCAATCATCTGTTTGCCAAGGTGGTTCTTCTCCCCTGCTGCTGCCATCGCTGACCTCCACCACCACCGCCTCCAGATTTAACCTGAACACAAGTCAGAACAAGTTTGTTTAATCAAGAACTGCAAAGGTGGGGGACTGGAGTTGTAGGACTTCACTCGATGTTAAGGACTTGGGACTTGCTGGGCTAAATTTTGTGAAGAAGAAACCTATGAAAGTAACGACTTTCTTCAAATTTAGTGGCAACTACTTAATTCCGCCATGAGACTTTGGACTTGCCCATATGTGACTTCCTCAACCTCTGCTGTGTTGTATGAACAAAATTACCTGTGGAAGAAGACCGAGGTGTTGTGACCCACGGAAGGTTGAGACAGAGACTCGGCAGACAGAGACTGGAGGCCGCTGGTCTGACTTGGAGTTTGAGGGAAAGACTCCGTTCCACCATTTCGGAGAGAAGAGTCGTCGTCTGTATGGTCAGTGGTTTCACTTGCAGCTCTCTGTCTCTGGAAGGGTCTTCTCTTCGGGGATCCTGGTAGACCATCCCATGAAACGATACatgactactttttaaaaatgctcaCTCCGGGGACCACTTTAATGGTAACACTTCCTCACAAACCTTTGGCATCGAGACTGGTGGCTCGGTGGCTCCTATCGAACTTCCATCGCTTGAAATAGGGCGCGGCTCCCTCCAGACTGGTGTGGCGCCGCAATTTTGTCAAGAACTGTAAAACTGAAGTCTGGCCGGGAACATGGGTGGTCTCGCCCCGCATCATGTGTTCACTCTGCGCGTCAACTCTGCCTCCAAGAGCCTCCAACTGACCGGCGCAATGAAGAGAAAGAAAGTTTGCGAATCGATGCTAGTTGACGCTCAGTGACTGATAATGACGATGCCAGTCAGATGCCCGCTCACCGTCAGAGAGCCTCGTCTGGGAATCTGGTCCAGGACGATGGAGTGATGTGTGTCTCCTGGCAGGCCTCCGCTAAGGCTTTGACCCAACCAGTCAGACACTCGTCCCTCAGTCGGCTGGGAGAGAAAGAGTACATATTCATGTCAGAATTtggtgtataaaaaaaagccgatttattttatttttttcttccgcAAATTCTGTTTTGCAACAAGTGACCCATTTGTGGGAGTTTTCTACAAGTTCTCCGGTTTCCACGTCTCAGAAAATTGCATGTTAGCTGATTGACTTTGAGTGAGAGGTGTGACGGGGTACACCCGGGATCGGTCGCAAGTCGATTGGTTAGGGCTTGTTCATCTGAAATTCAGCAAAATTAAGGTGCGATGGATCCCAATTACCTGGTAGATGGTGAGGGGAAGTTTGGGATTCGGCGCTTCACTAATGTTGACAGAACTGCTCTCAGTTGAGTCACACTCCATGATGGTGAGGATCTTCAGGTCACATGGGGCCGGCGGCAGGTGGAGGTGAGTCAGCCGAGCTTTTTTCAGGTGGTGAAAATCCCCCTCGGTCAGAGTGTATCTGAAAATGTCAAGCCAAATCATCTGAGATCAATCATTCCAAACAAATTAGCCAATTTCTAGCCAATTTTAATCAGAGATGATTTTAGATGTCCCACATATTGTCCTAAATGAGTGTATCAAGAGCTGATTTCTATCGCACCTGCGTCCTTTGTCCTCCGTCATCCTCTCCTGTTGGTACAGAGCGGACTCGTTGAAGGAGACCCTGCGAGCCGTCAGCCCGGTGGAAACGAACCTCTCGGACTCGCCGTCGTGGCAGCTGCAAGCCGAGAGAGCGTCCGTCTCGTCCAGTCGGATGGTGATCTCTGAGTGACGCAATTGGCGGGAAGAAGAGTGATGACGCATGAGCGAGGACATGTGGAAATCGTGACTGCGTGACCTCTGACCTTGGGTGGGCTGAGAATCGTCAACGTAAGTCGTGTTTGTCTTCTCGGGGTCATCACTCGCTCTGGAAAGGAAACCAATACTTGGTCACCAcatactgggggggggggggtggttcaTGTCGCTTTGTCTTCCGTTCCGGTGTTGTCAATGTCCAATGAAAAGCACGGGTTTGgtgaattttgtgttttttattccatttagtggaagagcatttaagtcttgaaaaaatgcatcattgacgtatatagccgtcaatggcagtgaatgagttaattgttctGTTTGTCATTTTCCGCTGCTGGCATAAATAGATGGAAGAAGACGTATAataatttgggatttttcattatagttcgTAAATTCAGttacttttaattagtttttagagcaggttagttagttagttagtttgggGGGTTCTCcaaaatgcttcaaattagttttatttatattagggaTGGGTGTGTACCAATACCGGTATTGGGCTAatactggccttatttcaaggtatcgggtaCTTGTGAAGAATGCCAACAAAATGTAGcccattttttctgctgggcaaaattgatttttttgctgattttgactcttttcccacataagaacaacatggacatttttttttatcacgttttttgttgttatagtggacgccggGATAATATGGCTCTaaagcttatatgcaacatttttaacatggacatcatgcaaatcaacttgcaattgtgattggttagttaagattCAATCATGAACCGGAAGTGTTGACAttatccaaattatgcgttttattaGTTTAGACACGCGAacatgtcatgtccactgggcCATCTATGAGTCTGAAGGGGTTggttaaggcaaaaaaaaaaaaaagtttgacccattggtgaaaaaaaggtcTTGTTGGACCATTATCTGTCATTATGttcattaaaattgtatttatcatAAGTTTTGGTGGGATCGGTATTAACAAGCACTCAAGAGTGAATATTCGTATGGtatcaacctaaaaaaaaaacggttagaACCTCccgaagttttttttgtttttgttttagttttaatctttttactttttaatataAGAAGAATTTGTCCAGTgcgagaccaaaaaaaaaggtcactaaaTATTGTGTAATGTAATAAATTACAATCCCCAAACAACTGTTCAAACTTCCTTCTGTAAAGTggcaaatataaatacatttaaaatgaaaaccaaaaGCTCATATGAGATATTAATTtacaaagatgaaaatgaagggCATTGTGTTGCTATAATGATcgttagttttataaacaaaatgtagtttcagttctctcccttttttttttttaagcactcgTTTTCATTTCTGGTCacaaaatttaatattttagtcaatttttgttagttttcatgaactaaaataaactataaaaTGAACATTGTCTTGATCTGTGAATTGAAAAGGAACACAAGAAAGCTCTTCTAATCATTTCCACCTCAGTGTTTGCCTAATTCGTTACCTTTGGAtgataaattgttaaaaaagcCACAATGGACAAGAGAGCATATTGTCATTTAGCTGGTATTTTTCAGTGTAAAGTGTAAATGTGGCGAACCCACCTGGAGTAGCGTCTCCCACCCATGCAGCAGCGGTGGCAGAAGAGCAGCAGCAGGGAGAGCAGCACCAGCATCCCGCCGGCGAAGACGCTCAGCAGCACCAAAAGCAGCACATAATTTTCCACCTGGCCCGCCGACAGAGGCGCATCCTGCTGGGA is a window of Vanacampus margaritifer isolate UIUO_Vmar chromosome 2, RoL_Vmar_1.0, whole genome shotgun sequence DNA encoding:
- the LOC144044750 gene encoding voltage-dependent calcium channel beta subunit-associated regulatory protein-like isoform X1, producing the protein MSNDSPALTSLTENSTQDAPLSAGQVENYVLLLVLLSVFAGGMLVLLSLLLLFCHRCCMGGRRYSRASDDPEKTNTTYVDDSQPTQEITIRLDETDALSACSCHDGESERFVSTGLTARRVSFNESALYQQERMTEDKGRRYTLTEGDFHHLKKARLTHLHLPPAPCDLKILTIMECDSTESSSVNISEAPNPKLPLTIYQPTEGRVSDWLGQSLSGGLPGDTHHSIVLDQIPRRGSLTLEALGGRVDAQSEHMMRGETTHVPGQTSVLQFLTKLRRHTSLEGAAPYFKRWKFDRSHRATSLDAKGSPKRRPFQRQRAASETTDHTDDDSSLRNGGTESFPQTPSQTSGLQSLSAESLSQPSVGHNTSVFFHRLNLEAVVVEVSDGSSRGEEPPWQTDDCSNQRQESISGSQSGVEEGLKPDAVTRTDGGRLDTDPLQEDNLFPPRQEVNVVQFEDSPRITPDGATSDLRQNCEMDADEGEETLFGVGNRPRADSGSSLSFGFRQETLEAQPSLYRDIWSLRASLEQYASSDQSSTDRESIRSDAESVSSPGCAGARTGQLDSRLSQDLDDEPEAEGEAMEGGIRGASGGASETGNGVDGEGEAGNRKLLQMDSGYASIETPSKGPEEMRIFGTPAAPRGKTASERRLFFTSSGRKGSVCESTDTRLFLEELEDDLTESTEEKHKGSLSLQEPHPLVKPLHPQKQEVLSHISSQLLKPTSQPSSPHRPRLHRRDYSIDEKTDALFNEFLRHDPRFDQPDSPFRTRHRSRVHLRKQWQRHKQYSDPGSGAGGRYSPSLERQRFTPLPRGDSAGYPLDTRYHSTLSRIASAADEEASEIAACEEAAKESTEVTTSADGGASEIRTNVTASGQDGSPQTSSDTKSTSGRQPAAGPARCMDPRVDNRNNNSSPSCSLTDKLAAAVEERLYGGLRRPELGQGGNQSVLAASYTASPDHSPK
- the LOC144044750 gene encoding voltage-dependent calcium channel beta subunit-associated regulatory protein-like isoform X2, whose product is MSNDSPALTSLTENSTDAPLSAGQVENYVLLLVLLSVFAGGMLVLLSLLLLFCHRCCMGGRRYSRASDDPEKTNTTYVDDSQPTQEITIRLDETDALSACSCHDGESERFVSTGLTARRVSFNESALYQQERMTEDKGRRYTLTEGDFHHLKKARLTHLHLPPAPCDLKILTIMECDSTESSSVNISEAPNPKLPLTIYQPTEGRVSDWLGQSLSGGLPGDTHHSIVLDQIPRRGSLTLEALGGRVDAQSEHMMRGETTHVPGQTSVLQFLTKLRRHTSLEGAAPYFKRWKFDRSHRATSLDAKGSPKRRPFQRQRAASETTDHTDDDSSLRNGGTESFPQTPSQTSGLQSLSAESLSQPSVGHNTSVFFHRLNLEAVVVEVSDGSSRGEEPPWQTDDCSNQRQESISGSQSGVEEGLKPDAVTRTDGGRLDTDPLQEDNLFPPRQEVNVVQFEDSPRITPDGATSDLRQNCEMDADEGEETLFGVGNRPRADSGSSLSFGFRQETLEAQPSLYRDIWSLRASLEQYASSDQSSTDRESIRSDAESVSSPGCAGARTGQLDSRLSQDLDDEPEAEGEAMEGGIRGASGGASETGNGVDGEGEAGNRKLLQMDSGYASIETPSKGPEEMRIFGTPAAPRGKTASERRLFFTSSGRKGSVCESTDTRLFLEELEDDLTESTEEKHKGSLSLQEPHPLVKPLHPQKQEVLSHISSQLLKPTSQPSSPHRPRLHRRDYSIDEKTDALFNEFLRHDPRFDQPDSPFRTRHRSRVHLRKQWQRHKQYSDPGSGAGGRYSPSLERQRFTPLPRGDSAGYPLDTRYHSTLSRIASAADEEASEIAACEEAAKESTEVTTSADGGASEIRTNVTASGQDGSPQTSSDTKSTSGRQPAAGPARCMDPRVDNRNNNSSPSCSLTDKLAAAVEERLYGGLRRPELGQGGNQSVLAASYTASPDHSPK